From Onychostoma macrolepis isolate SWU-2019 chromosome 19, ASM1243209v1, whole genome shotgun sequence, a single genomic window includes:
- the scn1bb gene encoding sodium channel, voltage-gated, type I, beta b, with product MMMKMKMDLDMRRLLLLCVFCALSVSLCSGACAEVDSDTEAVAGGQFKLGCISCKMRGEVEATAIVDWMFRARGEADFMHIYSYDGESARIIDERFQDRMVWHGSKNTFDLQDASVDLLNVTFNDSGTYRCVFNRVLSYEHYEFSTVVDKLVHLTVVAKATRGTASIVSEVMMYVSIIGLQLWLLVEMIYCYRKIAAAGEEALRASAAEYLAIASESKDNCAGVQVAE from the exons atgatgatgaagatgaagatggaCCTGGATATGAGACGTCTGCTGCTCCTGTGTGTGTTCTGCGCGCTCTCCG TGTCTCTGTGCAGCGGCGCCTGTGCCGAGGTGGATTCGGACACGGAGGCCGTGGCGGGAGGGCAGTTCAAGCTGGGATGCATCTCCTGTAAGATGCGAGGAGAGGTGGAGGCCACGGCCATCGTCGACTGGATGTTCAGGGCGCGAGGAGAAGCCGACTTCATGCAC ATTTATAGCTACGACGGCGAGTCGGCTCGGATCATCGACGAGCGCTTTCAGGATCGCATGGTGTGGCACGGCAGCAAGAACACCTTTGACCTTCAGGACGCGTCTGTGGACCTCCTCAACGTCACCTTCAACGACTCCGGCACCTACCGCTGCGTCTTCAACCGCGTGCTCAGCTACGAGCACTACGAGTTCTCCACCGTCGTCGATAAATTGGTGCACCTCACCGTGGTGGCCAAAG CCACGCGCGGCACGGCGTCCATCGTGTCGGAGGTCATGATGTACGTGTCCATCATCGGCCTgcagctctggctcctggtGGAGATGATCTACTGCTACAGGAAGATCGCCGCGGCCGGAGAGGAAGCGCTCAGAGCCAGCGC TGCGGAGTATCTGGCGATCGCGTCCGAGAGCAAAGACAACTGCGCCGGCGTGCAGGTAGCAGAATGA
- the zbtb22a gene encoding zinc finger and BTB domain-containing protein 22 isoform X3 → MDPLAFESVLNSAYTGQLSIVRDDIINYVTVASFLQMWHIVDKCTDILKRSRPLVQLSPGGATSSSHQSPSSSDCCFADPEDGERATGEQTLEKRSQSALPPLATWRRPTQSRWSRSSLTFPIRTEPECGPNTGDEGFHAFPVAPLPSIETSDFARHRIRARLRGAKEDEEQRKMEADEGVGEPLDEDKVRVKCEEHQAGAVESDGRLRESESGETEQETDAVWNQWTLSDAKLLDEDEENETDIAFETYDEIEKATGQISQRPLPPPPSDQLAPGTSELSWVSQSSSSSPCSPLSATPKVHFCHCGKAYTLKSMRDRHVKMQHLNLRPFACPVCSKSFKMKHHLTKHVKTHGGLRPYECSLCGKKIVWRDSFLKHQARCQGTTTTMTSGCQNDNADVPGQVKVEQDDYSLQDEEIHS, encoded by the exons ATGGACCCTCTGGCCTTCGAGAGCGTGTTAAACTCGGCCTACACGGGTCAGCTCAGCATCGTGCGTGACGACATCATCAACTACGTCACGGTGGCCAGCTTCCTGCAGATGTGGCACATCGTGGACAAGTGCACGGACATCCTGAAGAGATCGCGACCTTTGGTCCAGCTCAGCCCCGGCGGGGCGACGTCCTCCAGTCACCAGTCGCCCAGCAGCTCCGATTGCTGCTTCGCCGATCCAGAAGACGGGGAGCGAGCGACGGGCGAACAAACTCTTGAAAAAAGATCGCAAAGCGCACTACCACCTCTGGCCACATGGAGGCGTCCGACTCAGAGCAGATGGAGCAGAAGCAGCCTGACGTTCCCCATCCGAACGGAGCCTGAATGTGGCCCAAATACGGGAGACGAAGGTTTCCACGCATTCCCTGTCGCGCCTTTGCCGTCCATCGAAACTTCGGACTTCGCAAGGCACCGAATCCGCGCTCGTCTCCGGGGAGCGAAGGAAGACGAGGAGCAGAGGAAGATGGAAGCAGATGAAGGAGTCGGAGAACCGCTGGATGAGGACAAAGTGAGGGTGAAGTGTGAGGAGCACCAGGCCG GAGCCGTCGAGTCGGACGGACGTCtcagagagagcgagagcggCGAGACGGAGCAGGAGACGGACGCAGTGTGGAACCAGTGGACTTTGTCAGATGCCAAGCTGCTGGACGAAGACGAGGAGAACGAAACAGACATCGCGTTCGAGACCTACGACGAAATCGAGAAGGCCACGGGGCAGATTTCCCAGCGTCCCTTGCCACCGCCACCGTCCGACCAGTTGGCGCCGGGAACGTCCGAGCTTTCCTGGGTCTCGCAGTCGTCCTCGTCCTCCCCGTGCTCTCCTCTCTCTGCGACGCCCAAAGTCCACTTCTGTCACTGTGGCAAAGCGTACACGCTGAAGAGCATGCGCGACCGCCACGTGAAAATGCAACACCTGAACCTGCGTCCGTTCGCCTGCCCCGTCTGCTCCAAGAGCTTCAAGATGAAGCACCACCTGACCAAACACGTCAAGACGCACGGAGGCCTGCGTCCGTACGAGTGCTCGCTCTGCGGCAAGAAGATCGTCTGGAGAGACAGTTTCCTCAAGCATCAGGCTCGCTGCCAGGGAACGACAACAACGATGACGTCTGGCTGTCAAAATGACAACGCAGATGTACCTGGACAAGTGAAGGTGGAACAGGATGATTATTCATTACAGGACGAggaaatacactcttaa
- the zbtb22a gene encoding zinc finger and BTB domain-containing protein 22 isoform X2, which translates to MEQLVGRSAPPGPVLQVCFPSARASVLENLNRQREEGQLCDLSIQVQGQVFRAHRCVLAASSPYFHDQVLLKNVTTVSLPSVMDPLAFESVLNSAYTGQLSIVRDDIINYVTVASFLQMWHIVDKCTDILKRSRPLVQLSPGGATSSSHQSPSSSDCCFADPEDGERATGEQTLEKRSQSALPPLATWRRPTQSRWSRSSLTFPIRTEPECGPNTGDEGFHAFPVAPLPSIETSDFARHRIRARLRGAKEDEEQRKMEADEGVGEPLDEDKVRVKCEEHQAGAVESDGRLRESESGETEQETDAVWNQWTLSDAKLLDEDEENETDIAFETYDEIEKATGQISQRPLPPPPSDQLAPGTSELSWVSQSSSSSPCSPLSATPKVHFCHCGKAYTLKSMRDRHVKMQHLNLRPFACPVCSKSFKMKHHLTKHVKTHGGLRPYECSLCGKKIVWRDSFLKHQARCQGTTTTMTSGCQNDNADVPGQVKVEQDDYSLQDEEIHS; encoded by the exons ATGGAGCAGCTCGTCGGCCGCAGCGCTCCGCCAGGCCCGGTGCTGCAGGTGTGTTTCCCCAGCGCCCGCGCGTCGGTTCTGGAGAATCTGAACCGGCAGCGCGAGGAGGGTCAGCTGTGTGACCTGTCCATTCAGGTGCAGGGTCAGGTGTTCCGCGCGCACCGGTGTGTGCTGGCCGCTTCATCGCCGTATTTCCACGACCAG GTTCTGCTGAAGAACGTCACCACGGTGTCACTTCCCTCCGTCATGGACCCTCTGGCCTTCGAGAGCGTGTTAAACTCGGCCTACACGGGTCAGCTCAGCATCGTGCGTGACGACATCATCAACTACGTCACGGTGGCCAGCTTCCTGCAGATGTGGCACATCGTGGACAAGTGCACGGACATCCTGAAGAGATCGCGACCTTTGGTCCAGCTCAGCCCCGGCGGGGCGACGTCCTCCAGTCACCAGTCGCCCAGCAGCTCCGATTGCTGCTTCGCCGATCCAGAAGACGGGGAGCGAGCGACGGGCGAACAAACTCTTGAAAAAAGATCGCAAAGCGCACTACCACCTCTGGCCACATGGAGGCGTCCGACTCAGAGCAGATGGAGCAGAAGCAGCCTGACGTTCCCCATCCGAACGGAGCCTGAATGTGGCCCAAATACGGGAGACGAAGGTTTCCACGCATTCCCTGTCGCGCCTTTGCCGTCCATCGAAACTTCGGACTTCGCAAGGCACCGAATCCGCGCTCGTCTCCGGGGAGCGAAGGAAGACGAGGAGCAGAGGAAGATGGAAGCAGATGAAGGAGTCGGAGAACCGCTGGATGAGGACAAAGTGAGGGTGAAGTGTGAGGAGCACCAGGCCG GAGCCGTCGAGTCGGACGGACGTCtcagagagagcgagagcggCGAGACGGAGCAGGAGACGGACGCAGTGTGGAACCAGTGGACTTTGTCAGATGCCAAGCTGCTGGACGAAGACGAGGAGAACGAAACAGACATCGCGTTCGAGACCTACGACGAAATCGAGAAGGCCACGGGGCAGATTTCCCAGCGTCCCTTGCCACCGCCACCGTCCGACCAGTTGGCGCCGGGAACGTCCGAGCTTTCCTGGGTCTCGCAGTCGTCCTCGTCCTCCCCGTGCTCTCCTCTCTCTGCGACGCCCAAAGTCCACTTCTGTCACTGTGGCAAAGCGTACACGCTGAAGAGCATGCGCGACCGCCACGTGAAAATGCAACACCTGAACCTGCGTCCGTTCGCCTGCCCCGTCTGCTCCAAGAGCTTCAAGATGAAGCACCACCTGACCAAACACGTCAAGACGCACGGAGGCCTGCGTCCGTACGAGTGCTCGCTCTGCGGCAAGAAGATCGTCTGGAGAGACAGTTTCCTCAAGCATCAGGCTCGCTGCCAGGGAACGACAACAACGATGACGTCTGGCTGTCAAAATGACAACGCAGATGTACCTGGACAAGTGAAGGTGGAACAGGATGATTATTCATTACAGGACGAggaaatacactcttaa
- the zbtb22a gene encoding zinc finger and BTB domain-containing protein 22 isoform X1, with translation MRRPLLNSFMRTLELQLYKLHRGSVYVIYCILHEGRVFRKGACLSFCSAELHRSERRMEQLVGRSAPPGPVLQVCFPSARASVLENLNRQREEGQLCDLSIQVQGQVFRAHRCVLAASSPYFHDQVLLKNVTTVSLPSVMDPLAFESVLNSAYTGQLSIVRDDIINYVTVASFLQMWHIVDKCTDILKRSRPLVQLSPGGATSSSHQSPSSSDCCFADPEDGERATGEQTLEKRSQSALPPLATWRRPTQSRWSRSSLTFPIRTEPECGPNTGDEGFHAFPVAPLPSIETSDFARHRIRARLRGAKEDEEQRKMEADEGVGEPLDEDKVRVKCEEHQAGAVESDGRLRESESGETEQETDAVWNQWTLSDAKLLDEDEENETDIAFETYDEIEKATGQISQRPLPPPPSDQLAPGTSELSWVSQSSSSSPCSPLSATPKVHFCHCGKAYTLKSMRDRHVKMQHLNLRPFACPVCSKSFKMKHHLTKHVKTHGGLRPYECSLCGKKIVWRDSFLKHQARCQGTTTTMTSGCQNDNADVPGQVKVEQDDYSLQDEEIHS, from the exons ATGCGCCGCCCCCTTTTGAATTCATTTATGAGAACACTAGAATTACAACTTTATAAACTACATAGAGGCTCTGTCTatgtcatatactgtatattacatgAGGGGCGGGTCTTCAGGAAGGGGGCGTGTCTCTCTTTCTGTTCCGCAGAGCTCCATCGCAGTGAACGCAG GATGGAGCAGCTCGTCGGCCGCAGCGCTCCGCCAGGCCCGGTGCTGCAGGTGTGTTTCCCCAGCGCCCGCGCGTCGGTTCTGGAGAATCTGAACCGGCAGCGCGAGGAGGGTCAGCTGTGTGACCTGTCCATTCAGGTGCAGGGTCAGGTGTTCCGCGCGCACCGGTGTGTGCTGGCCGCTTCATCGCCGTATTTCCACGACCAG GTTCTGCTGAAGAACGTCACCACGGTGTCACTTCCCTCCGTCATGGACCCTCTGGCCTTCGAGAGCGTGTTAAACTCGGCCTACACGGGTCAGCTCAGCATCGTGCGTGACGACATCATCAACTACGTCACGGTGGCCAGCTTCCTGCAGATGTGGCACATCGTGGACAAGTGCACGGACATCCTGAAGAGATCGCGACCTTTGGTCCAGCTCAGCCCCGGCGGGGCGACGTCCTCCAGTCACCAGTCGCCCAGCAGCTCCGATTGCTGCTTCGCCGATCCAGAAGACGGGGAGCGAGCGACGGGCGAACAAACTCTTGAAAAAAGATCGCAAAGCGCACTACCACCTCTGGCCACATGGAGGCGTCCGACTCAGAGCAGATGGAGCAGAAGCAGCCTGACGTTCCCCATCCGAACGGAGCCTGAATGTGGCCCAAATACGGGAGACGAAGGTTTCCACGCATTCCCTGTCGCGCCTTTGCCGTCCATCGAAACTTCGGACTTCGCAAGGCACCGAATCCGCGCTCGTCTCCGGGGAGCGAAGGAAGACGAGGAGCAGAGGAAGATGGAAGCAGATGAAGGAGTCGGAGAACCGCTGGATGAGGACAAAGTGAGGGTGAAGTGTGAGGAGCACCAGGCCG GAGCCGTCGAGTCGGACGGACGTCtcagagagagcgagagcggCGAGACGGAGCAGGAGACGGACGCAGTGTGGAACCAGTGGACTTTGTCAGATGCCAAGCTGCTGGACGAAGACGAGGAGAACGAAACAGACATCGCGTTCGAGACCTACGACGAAATCGAGAAGGCCACGGGGCAGATTTCCCAGCGTCCCTTGCCACCGCCACCGTCCGACCAGTTGGCGCCGGGAACGTCCGAGCTTTCCTGGGTCTCGCAGTCGTCCTCGTCCTCCCCGTGCTCTCCTCTCTCTGCGACGCCCAAAGTCCACTTCTGTCACTGTGGCAAAGCGTACACGCTGAAGAGCATGCGCGACCGCCACGTGAAAATGCAACACCTGAACCTGCGTCCGTTCGCCTGCCCCGTCTGCTCCAAGAGCTTCAAGATGAAGCACCACCTGACCAAACACGTCAAGACGCACGGAGGCCTGCGTCCGTACGAGTGCTCGCTCTGCGGCAAGAAGATCGTCTGGAGAGACAGTTTCCTCAAGCATCAGGCTCGCTGCCAGGGAACGACAACAACGATGACGTCTGGCTGTCAAAATGACAACGCAGATGTACCTGGACAAGTGAAGGTGGAACAGGATGATTATTCATTACAGGACGAggaaatacactcttaa